GATGAGCGTGGCCAGACCCTGACCGTGACCAAGCTCGACAAGCAGCGCTGGCAGCTCCCAGCCACGGCGGGCCCCGCGATCCTGAGCTATCGCCTCTTCTGCAATGACCTGACCGTGCGGACCAACCATGCGGACGCCCACCACGCCAGTCTCCAGGGAGCGGCGACCTTCCTCCACCCCGAGGGCGTGGACTGCCCCGTGGCCGTCAGCTTCGAGGGCTGGCCCACGGGATGGAAGGTGGTCACCAGCCTGCCCCGGCGGCAGGGAGCCTACTGGGCTGCCGATCACGACGCATTGGTGGACAACCCCTTCGAGCTGGGCACCTTCAGCCTCCACAACTGGAAGTGTGGGGACACCCGCTTCGAGCTGGCCATCACGGGCCAGCATGGCGGGCATGAGAAGCGGATCCTGGAGGGCACCCAGCGGATCGCGGAGGTTTGCGGAGAGCTCTTCGGGGGCTTCCCCTTCAAACGCTATGTCTTCCTGCTCACCTTCTGCCCCGGCCAGCGGGGAGGGCTGGAACACCGCGACAGCACTGCACTCCTGGCCGATCCCCACGCCCTGAGCTCAGAGGAGGGCTACCATGACCTCTTCACCCTCATCGCCCACGAGTTCTTCCACGCCTGGAACGTCAAGCGCCTGCGGGCTTCCGAACTGGGGCCCTTCGACTATGCCAGGGAGAATCCCACCCGTCTGCTGTGGTTCCACGAGGGCTTCACCAGCCTGCTCCAGTACACCCTGGTGACCCGGGCGGGACTGGTACCATGGTCCTGGGTGGAGCGAAAGCTCTCGGCTCTTTGGAACGACTGCAGCACCCGGGCCGGCCGCCTGGAGCAGAGCCTGGAGGACTCCAGCTTCGATGCCTGGATCCGCCTCTACAAACCCAACGAATGGAGCCCCAACAGCTCAGTGAGCTACTACGAGAAGGGGGCCCTGGTGGCCTGGCAGATGGAGGCTGAGATCCGGCAAACCTCCAAGGGAAAGCAGGGCCTGGATGAGCTCTTCCGGCTCCTCTGGACCCGCATCGGGGACGGTCCGCTCACCGACGGGGACCTGCGTGAGGCCTATCGGGAGCTGAGCGGCAAGGACCCTGCCCCCTTCTGGGAGGCCTGGATCAGCGGAGTCGAGGAGCTGGATGCCTCGACCATCACCCGGGTCTTCGGCCTCCAGTTCCAGCCGCGGGAGCCCCAGGGCCGGGCTGCAATCCACACCGGACTGGTCTTCACCAATGGGGGGACCACGATCCAGAACGTCCTGCCCGACTCGCCCGCCCGCCTCGCAGGTCTCAGCTACGGCATGGAGCTGCTCTCGGTGGACGGCTGGCGGGTGAAGACCGGTCAGCAGGCCCTGGACCGCTTCGCCGACCACCCGGTGGGAAGCTGCCTGGAGGTCCTGGCCACCCACATGGGGCGTGTAGAGCGCTTCCAACTCGTCACGGACGCCTGTCCCCCCCCCTCCATCCAGATCCAGGCGATGACGGGCGCCACCCCTGCCCAGCGAGCCGCCTTCCTGGCCTGGACTGGCCTGCCCTACCCCATGCCCCGGGTGAAGCGATGAGCGCACCGATGAAGCGCAACCCCCTTGATTGGGACCTCGGCAACGTCCCCCCTGGCATTGCCTGGGGAGGGGTGGACGAGGCCGGACGGGGGGCGTGGGCGGGCCCTGTGGTGGCAGCCTGCGTGGTCCTGGAGCCCGGAGTCGTGGCCCACTGGGGGCATGTCCTGCGAGGTGCCCGGGACAGCAAGCAGCTCTCGCCGGAAAAGCGGGAGGCCCTGGCTTCGGAACTGAAGATGATCCTGCCCGCCTGGTCCGTGGCCGAGGTGGACAACCTGGGCATCGACCGGGAGAACATCCTGGAGGCCACCCGGGACGCCATGCGCCAGGCTGTCCGCTCGGTCTCCCTCCCGCCACGGATCGTCCTCGTGGATGGTGACAAGGCCCCAGGCTCCGGGCTCCCGGAGCGTCTGGTGGTGGACGGGGACACCCTGAGCTGCGCCATCGCCTGCGCCTCGATCCTGGCCAAGACCCACCGGGACGCCCTCCTGGTGGCCATGGACCTGGAATACCCTGGCTATGGCTTCGCCCAGCACAAGGGCTACGGCACGCCTGCACACCGGAGCGCATTGAAGACCCTGGGCACCTGTGCGGTCCACCGGCTCAGCTATGCCCCGGTGCGAGCCCTCCTCCGCGAGGACGCAAACCTCCCCCCGCTCCTGATGGGTTCCCTGGAGGCCTGCCAGAGCGTGGAGACCCTCCAGGCCTGGGTGGGTGCATCTCTGCGTCCCGCCTACGGACGGCTCAGGCCCGAGTGGGTTGAGGAGCTGCGCCGGGCCTATGGGGACCGCTTGGCCAAGCTGGCCATGGAACCTGGAGTGGGCTGATAGCATGAAACATCAAGCGATCCTGTCGGAGTTCTCATGAAACGTTGGATATTCGCAGTGCTGCTGGGCTGCCTCACCCCCCTGCTGGGACAGGCCCCGGCCCAGCAGGAGGTGGTGCTGTCCGCCACCGCCGGGAGCACCCTCGGCATTGCCGTCCCGGCTCCCAAGGTCACTGGGGTGGATCCCGATCTGGTGGAGCGGGAGTTCCATCAGGTGCTCCAGGAGGACTTGGCCGATGCCGGTCCCTTCACCGTGATCCGGAAGGGCCTGCCGGCGTCCACAGCACCTGCAGCCTACCCCGAATGGGTGGCCACCGGCTCGGATTGGCTCCTGCTCCTCAAGGTCACCCGCCGACAGGGCGGCGGTCTGGAGGCCCGGGCCGAGGCCATCGACACCCGTCCCGGGAAGCCGGTCTACACCAAGACCTACGGCATCCCGGAGAGTGCCCTCCGCTTTGCCGCCCACACCATCTCGGATGACTTGGTGGCCAGGCTCACCGGCGAGCGGGGCGTGGCCGCCAGCAAGGTCGTCTTCGCCCGCCAGACCTCTCCTGGGGTCAAGGAGATCTTCCAGATCGACCGGGACGGAGCCAGGACCACCCAGCTCACCTTCCACCAGAGCCTGACCATCAGTCCCTCGGTGGCCCCGGACGGCCGTCTGGCCTACGTGACCTACAAGGGCGGGTACCCGGCCATCTGGGGTCAACGCAAGCCGGGAGGCCCTCACGAGAAGCTCTACCCGGTGGGAAGCC
The sequence above is drawn from the uncultured Holophaga sp. genome and encodes:
- a CDS encoding PDZ domain-containing protein, which encodes MPSREPIRAILRPLDLPAHELQVELRLPASLMASGPVLALPAWTPGSYLVRDYARLLDRVCLQDERGQTLTVTKLDKQRWQLPATAGPAILSYRLFCNDLTVRTNHADAHHASLQGAATFLHPEGVDCPVAVSFEGWPTGWKVVTSLPRRQGAYWAADHDALVDNPFELGTFSLHNWKCGDTRFELAITGQHGGHEKRILEGTQRIAEVCGELFGGFPFKRYVFLLTFCPGQRGGLEHRDSTALLADPHALSSEEGYHDLFTLIAHEFFHAWNVKRLRASELGPFDYARENPTRLLWFHEGFTSLLQYTLVTRAGLVPWSWVERKLSALWNDCSTRAGRLEQSLEDSSFDAWIRLYKPNEWSPNSSVSYYEKGALVAWQMEAEIRQTSKGKQGLDELFRLLWTRIGDGPLTDGDLREAYRELSGKDPAPFWEAWISGVEELDASTITRVFGLQFQPREPQGRAAIHTGLVFTNGGTTIQNVLPDSPARLAGLSYGMELLSVDGWRVKTGQQALDRFADHPVGSCLEVLATHMGRVERFQLVTDACPPPSIQIQAMTGATPAQRAAFLAWTGLPYPMPRVKR
- a CDS encoding ribonuclease HII: MSAPMKRNPLDWDLGNVPPGIAWGGVDEAGRGAWAGPVVAACVVLEPGVVAHWGHVLRGARDSKQLSPEKREALASELKMILPAWSVAEVDNLGIDRENILEATRDAMRQAVRSVSLPPRIVLVDGDKAPGSGLPERLVVDGDTLSCAIACASILAKTHRDALLVAMDLEYPGYGFAQHKGYGTPAHRSALKTLGTCAVHRLSYAPVRALLREDANLPPLLMGSLEACQSVETLQAWVGASLRPAYGRLRPEWVEELRRAYGDRLAKLAMEPGVG